The Quercus robur chromosome 7, dhQueRobu3.1, whole genome shotgun sequence genome has a segment encoding these proteins:
- the LOC126692322 gene encoding uncharacterized protein LOC126692322 isoform X8, with protein MCDSVHGHGNVFGTTVFPHNIGLGATRDKNLVERIAAATALELRATGTNFAIAPCVAVIRDPRWGLCYESFSEDSEIVSAMTSAVVGYQGIPPKGHPNGYPYVASRTNVIACAKHFVGDGGTELGLMEGNTVSSFEDLRIHMKPYLHCLAQGVSTIMPSYTSWNGTRMHGHRFLLTDILKEKLGFKGFLLSGWEGIDTICEPYRADYRHCVLTSINAGVDMNMEPLRYEEYFETLISLVESGEIPMSRIDDAVKRILKVKFIAGLFEHPFAHRSLLDMVGCKVHRELAREAVRKSLILLKNGKDLEKPFLPLNKNARRILVIGRHADDLGYQCGGWTITKYGTSGRITIGTTILEGIKEAVGEHSEVIFEQNPSSATFEGLEFSYAIVVVGEPAYAEGRGYNVELKIPFDGANVINMVAERVPTLVVLISGRPLVLEPELLEKMDALVAAWLPGSQGEGIADVVFGDYEFQGKLPVTWFKRVDQLPMNYGDEHYDPLFPLGFGLKMKIH; from the exons ATGTGTGATTCCGTCCATGGCCATGGCAATGTGTTCGGTACTACAGTTTTCCCTCATAACATTGGCCTTGGAGCAACTAG AGATAAAAACTTAGTTGAAAGAATTGCAGCTGCTACTGCACTGGAACTCAGAGCAACTGGAACTAATTTTGCTATTGCTCCTTGTGTAGCT GTTATCAGAGATCCAAGGTGGGGATTATGTTATGAGAGTTTTAGTGAGGATAGTGAAATAGTTAGTGCCATGACATCTGCTGTTGTAGGATATCAGGGCATACCACCCAAAGGGCATCCTAATGGTTATCCTTATGTAGCTAGCAG AACAAATGTTATTGCATGTGCCAAGCATTTCGTTGGAGATGGAGGCACTGAACTAGGTTTAATGGAAGGAAATACTGTCTCATCTTTTGAAGACTTGAGGATCCATATGAAACCTTACCTGCATTGTTTGGCTCAAGGAGTCTCCACTATTATGCCCTCTTATACCAGCTGGAATGGGACTAGAATGCATGGTCACCGCTTTCTCTTAACAGATATTTTGAAAGAGAAGCTGGGATTCAAG GGATTTCTTTTATCAGGTTGGGAAGGAATTGACACGATATGTGAACCATACAGAGCAGATTATCGTCATTGCGTTTTAACATCAATTAATGCAGGAGTGGACATG AATATGGAGCCTTTACGATACGAAgaatattttgaaactttaatatCTCTCGTTGAATCAGGAGAGATACCCATGTCCAGGATTGATGATGCTGTGAAACGAATATTGAAAGTCAAATTTATTGCAGGCCTTTTTGAGCATCCCTTTGCTCATAGATCCTTGCTAGATATGGTTGGTTGCAAG GTGCATAGAGAATTGGCACGTGAAGCAGTAAGAAAATCACTGATTTTGCTAAAGAATGGGAAGGACCTGGAGAAGCCATTCCTCCCTCTAAATAAAAATGCTAGAAGAATATTAGTTATTGGGAGGCATGCTGATGATCTTGGGTACCAGTGTGGAGGTTGGACAATAACGAAGTATGGAACCAGTGGCAGAATAACCATAG GCACAACAATATTGGAAGGCATTAAAGAAGCAGTTGGAGAACATTCAGAAGTCATATTTGAGCAAAACCCATCATCAGCAACCTTTGAAGGCCTAGAATTCTCCTATGCTATAGTTGTTGTTGGTGAGCCTGCTTACGCTGAAGGCAGGGGATATAATGTAGAGCTCAAAATTCCTTTTGATGGTGCCAATGTTATTAACATGGTTGCAGAAAGAGTTCCAACTTTGGTAGTTCTGATATCTGGAAGGCCTCTTGTTTTGGAACCAGAACTTCTGGAAAAGATGGATGCATTGGTTGCAGCTTGGTTGCCAGGGAGTCAAGGAGAGGGAATAGCAGATGTGGTGTTtggagactatgaattccaagGAAAGCTTCCTGTCACTTGGTTCAAGAGAGTAGACCAGCTGCCTATGAATTATGGGGATGAGCATTATGATCCTTTGTTTCCTTTAGGCTTTGGTTTAAAGATGAAGATACATTAG
- the LOC126692322 gene encoding uncharacterized protein LOC126692322 isoform X7, with amino-acid sequence MSEATDSWRFIYKDPNQPIEARVVHLLSHMSLKEKVGQMTCTENPAASPSTIKDLSIGAILYSFPASCYPTEPASATDWADMVDSLQKAALESRLGIPIIQMCDSVHGHGNVFGTTVFPHNIGLGATRDKNLVERIAAATALELRATGTNFAIAPCVAVIRDPRWGLCYESFSEDSEIVSAMTSAVVGYQGIPPKGHPNGYPYVASRTNVIACAKHFVGDGGTELGLMEGNTVSSFEDLRIHMKPYLHCLAQGVSTIMPSYTSWNGTRMHGHRFLLTDILKEKLGFKGFLLSGWEGIDTICEPYRADYRHCVLTSINAGVDMNMEPLRYEEYFETLISLVESGEIPMSRIDDAVKRILKVKFIAGLFEHPFAHRSLLDMVGCKVHRELAREAVRKSLILLKNGKDLEKPFLPLNKNARRILVIGRHADDLGYQCGGWTITKYGTSGRITIGTTILEGIKEAVGEHSEVIFEQNPSSATFEGLEFSYAIVVVGEPAYAEGRGYNVELKIPFDGANVINMVAERVPTLVVLISGRPLVLEPELLEKMDALVAAWLPGSQGEGIADVVFGDYEFQGKLPVTWFKRVDQLPMNYGDEHYDPLFPLGFGLKMKIH; translated from the exons CTCCTCTCTCACATGTCCTTGAAGGAGAAAGTTGGCCAAATGACCTGTACTGAGAATCCTGCTGCTAGTCCTTCCACCATCAAAGACTTGTCCATTG GAGCTATATTATATTCTTTCCCAGCCAGTTGTTATCCAACTGAACCTGCTTCAGCAACTGACTGGGCTGATATGGTTGACAGTTTACAGAAGGCAGCTTTAGAATCACGTCTTGGTATTCCAATTATACAAATGTGTGATTCCGTCCATGGCCATGGCAATGTGTTCGGTACTACAGTTTTCCCTCATAACATTGGCCTTGGAGCAACTAG AGATAAAAACTTAGTTGAAAGAATTGCAGCTGCTACTGCACTGGAACTCAGAGCAACTGGAACTAATTTTGCTATTGCTCCTTGTGTAGCT GTTATCAGAGATCCAAGGTGGGGATTATGTTATGAGAGTTTTAGTGAGGATAGTGAAATAGTTAGTGCCATGACATCTGCTGTTGTAGGATATCAGGGCATACCACCCAAAGGGCATCCTAATGGTTATCCTTATGTAGCTAGCAG AACAAATGTTATTGCATGTGCCAAGCATTTCGTTGGAGATGGAGGCACTGAACTAGGTTTAATGGAAGGAAATACTGTCTCATCTTTTGAAGACTTGAGGATCCATATGAAACCTTACCTGCATTGTTTGGCTCAAGGAGTCTCCACTATTATGCCCTCTTATACCAGCTGGAATGGGACTAGAATGCATGGTCACCGCTTTCTCTTAACAGATATTTTGAAAGAGAAGCTGGGATTCAAG GGATTTCTTTTATCAGGTTGGGAAGGAATTGACACGATATGTGAACCATACAGAGCAGATTATCGTCATTGCGTTTTAACATCAATTAATGCAGGAGTGGACATG AATATGGAGCCTTTACGATACGAAgaatattttgaaactttaatatCTCTCGTTGAATCAGGAGAGATACCCATGTCCAGGATTGATGATGCTGTGAAACGAATATTGAAAGTCAAATTTATTGCAGGCCTTTTTGAGCATCCCTTTGCTCATAGATCCTTGCTAGATATGGTTGGTTGCAAG GTGCATAGAGAATTGGCACGTGAAGCAGTAAGAAAATCACTGATTTTGCTAAAGAATGGGAAGGACCTGGAGAAGCCATTCCTCCCTCTAAATAAAAATGCTAGAAGAATATTAGTTATTGGGAGGCATGCTGATGATCTTGGGTACCAGTGTGGAGGTTGGACAATAACGAAGTATGGAACCAGTGGCAGAATAACCATAG GCACAACAATATTGGAAGGCATTAAAGAAGCAGTTGGAGAACATTCAGAAGTCATATTTGAGCAAAACCCATCATCAGCAACCTTTGAAGGCCTAGAATTCTCCTATGCTATAGTTGTTGTTGGTGAGCCTGCTTACGCTGAAGGCAGGGGATATAATGTAGAGCTCAAAATTCCTTTTGATGGTGCCAATGTTATTAACATGGTTGCAGAAAGAGTTCCAACTTTGGTAGTTCTGATATCTGGAAGGCCTCTTGTTTTGGAACCAGAACTTCTGGAAAAGATGGATGCATTGGTTGCAGCTTGGTTGCCAGGGAGTCAAGGAGAGGGAATAGCAGATGTGGTGTTtggagactatgaattccaagGAAAGCTTCCTGTCACTTGGTTCAAGAGAGTAGACCAGCTGCCTATGAATTATGGGGATGAGCATTATGATCCTTTGTTTCCTTTAGGCTTTGGTTTAAAGATGAAGATACATTAG
- the LOC126692322 gene encoding uncharacterized protein LOC126692322 isoform X9 → MTSAVVGYQGIPPKGHPNGYPYVASRTNVIACAKHFVGDGGTELGLMEGNTVSSFEDLRIHMKPYLHCLAQGVSTIMPSYTSWNGTRMHGHRFLLTDILKEKLGFKGFLLSGWEGIDTICEPYRADYRHCVLTSINAGVDMNMEPLRYEEYFETLISLVESGEIPMSRIDDAVKRILKVKFIAGLFEHPFAHRSLLDMVGCKVHRELAREAVRKSLILLKNGKDLEKPFLPLNKNARRILVIGRHADDLGYQCGGWTITKYGTSGRITIGTTILEGIKEAVGEHSEVIFEQNPSSATFEGLEFSYAIVVVGEPAYAEGRGYNVELKIPFDGANVINMVAERVPTLVVLISGRPLVLEPELLEKMDALVAAWLPGSQGEGIADVVFGDYEFQGKLPVTWFKRVDQLPMNYGDEHYDPLFPLGFGLKMKIH, encoded by the exons ATGACATCTGCTGTTGTAGGATATCAGGGCATACCACCCAAAGGGCATCCTAATGGTTATCCTTATGTAGCTAGCAG AACAAATGTTATTGCATGTGCCAAGCATTTCGTTGGAGATGGAGGCACTGAACTAGGTTTAATGGAAGGAAATACTGTCTCATCTTTTGAAGACTTGAGGATCCATATGAAACCTTACCTGCATTGTTTGGCTCAAGGAGTCTCCACTATTATGCCCTCTTATACCAGCTGGAATGGGACTAGAATGCATGGTCACCGCTTTCTCTTAACAGATATTTTGAAAGAGAAGCTGGGATTCAAG GGATTTCTTTTATCAGGTTGGGAAGGAATTGACACGATATGTGAACCATACAGAGCAGATTATCGTCATTGCGTTTTAACATCAATTAATGCAGGAGTGGACATG AATATGGAGCCTTTACGATACGAAgaatattttgaaactttaatatCTCTCGTTGAATCAGGAGAGATACCCATGTCCAGGATTGATGATGCTGTGAAACGAATATTGAAAGTCAAATTTATTGCAGGCCTTTTTGAGCATCCCTTTGCTCATAGATCCTTGCTAGATATGGTTGGTTGCAAG GTGCATAGAGAATTGGCACGTGAAGCAGTAAGAAAATCACTGATTTTGCTAAAGAATGGGAAGGACCTGGAGAAGCCATTCCTCCCTCTAAATAAAAATGCTAGAAGAATATTAGTTATTGGGAGGCATGCTGATGATCTTGGGTACCAGTGTGGAGGTTGGACAATAACGAAGTATGGAACCAGTGGCAGAATAACCATAG GCACAACAATATTGGAAGGCATTAAAGAAGCAGTTGGAGAACATTCAGAAGTCATATTTGAGCAAAACCCATCATCAGCAACCTTTGAAGGCCTAGAATTCTCCTATGCTATAGTTGTTGTTGGTGAGCCTGCTTACGCTGAAGGCAGGGGATATAATGTAGAGCTCAAAATTCCTTTTGATGGTGCCAATGTTATTAACATGGTTGCAGAAAGAGTTCCAACTTTGGTAGTTCTGATATCTGGAAGGCCTCTTGTTTTGGAACCAGAACTTCTGGAAAAGATGGATGCATTGGTTGCAGCTTGGTTGCCAGGGAGTCAAGGAGAGGGAATAGCAGATGTGGTGTTtggagactatgaattccaagGAAAGCTTCCTGTCACTTGGTTCAAGAGAGTAGACCAGCTGCCTATGAATTATGGGGATGAGCATTATGATCCTTTGTTTCCTTTAGGCTTTGGTTTAAAGATGAAGATACATTAG
- the LOC126692322 gene encoding uncharacterized protein LOC126692322 isoform X6, protein MSEATDSCRFIYKDPNQPIEARVIDLLSHMSLKEKVGQMTCTENPAASPSTIKDLSIGAILYSFPASCYPTEPASATDWADMVDSLQKAALESRLGIPIIQMCDSVHGHGNVFGTTVFPHNIGLGATRDKNLVERIAAATALELRATGTNFAIAPCVAVIRDPRWGLCYESFSEDSEIVSAMTSAVVGYQGIPPKGHPNGYPYVASRTNVIACAKHFVGDGGTELGLMEGNTVSSFEDLRIHMKPYLHCLAQGVSTIMPSYTSWNGTRMHGHRFLLTDILKEKLGFKGFLLSGWEGIDTICEPYRADYRHCVLTSINAGVDMNMEPLRYEEYFETLISLVESGEIPMSRIDDAVKRILKVKFIAGLFEHPFAHRSLLDMVGCKVHRELAREAVRKSLILLKNGKDLEKPFLPLNKNARRILVIGRHADDLGYQCGGWTITKYGTSGRITIGTTILEGIKEAVGEHSEVIFEQNPSSATFEGLEFSYAIVVVGEPAYAEGRGYNVELKIPFDGANVINMVAERVPTLVVLISGRPLVLEPELLEKMDALVAAWLPGSQGEGIADVVFGDYEFQGKLPVTWFKRVDQLPMNYGDEHYDPLFPLGFGLKMKIH, encoded by the exons atgAGTGAAGCAACAGATAGCTGCAGGTTCATCTACAAAGATCCAAATCAGCCAATTGAAGCTAGGGTCATTGACCTCCTCTCTCACATGTCCTTGAAGGAGAAAGTTGGCCAAATGACCTGTACTGAGAATCCTGCTGCTAGTCCTTCCACCATCAAAGACTTGTCCATTG GAGCTATATTATATTCTTTCCCAGCCAGTTGTTATCCAACTGAACCTGCTTCAGCAACTGACTGGGCTGATATGGTTGACAGTTTACAGAAGGCAGCTTTAGAATCACGTCTTGGTATTCCAATTATACAAATGTGTGATTCCGTCCATGGCCATGGCAATGTGTTCGGTACTACAGTTTTCCCTCATAACATTGGCCTTGGAGCAACTAG AGATAAAAACTTAGTTGAAAGAATTGCAGCTGCTACTGCACTGGAACTCAGAGCAACTGGAACTAATTTTGCTATTGCTCCTTGTGTAGCT GTTATCAGAGATCCAAGGTGGGGATTATGTTATGAGAGTTTTAGTGAGGATAGTGAAATAGTTAGTGCCATGACATCTGCTGTTGTAGGATATCAGGGCATACCACCCAAAGGGCATCCTAATGGTTATCCTTATGTAGCTAGCAG AACAAATGTTATTGCATGTGCCAAGCATTTCGTTGGAGATGGAGGCACTGAACTAGGTTTAATGGAAGGAAATACTGTCTCATCTTTTGAAGACTTGAGGATCCATATGAAACCTTACCTGCATTGTTTGGCTCAAGGAGTCTCCACTATTATGCCCTCTTATACCAGCTGGAATGGGACTAGAATGCATGGTCACCGCTTTCTCTTAACAGATATTTTGAAAGAGAAGCTGGGATTCAAG GGATTTCTTTTATCAGGTTGGGAAGGAATTGACACGATATGTGAACCATACAGAGCAGATTATCGTCATTGCGTTTTAACATCAATTAATGCAGGAGTGGACATG AATATGGAGCCTTTACGATACGAAgaatattttgaaactttaatatCTCTCGTTGAATCAGGAGAGATACCCATGTCCAGGATTGATGATGCTGTGAAACGAATATTGAAAGTCAAATTTATTGCAGGCCTTTTTGAGCATCCCTTTGCTCATAGATCCTTGCTAGATATGGTTGGTTGCAAG GTGCATAGAGAATTGGCACGTGAAGCAGTAAGAAAATCACTGATTTTGCTAAAGAATGGGAAGGACCTGGAGAAGCCATTCCTCCCTCTAAATAAAAATGCTAGAAGAATATTAGTTATTGGGAGGCATGCTGATGATCTTGGGTACCAGTGTGGAGGTTGGACAATAACGAAGTATGGAACCAGTGGCAGAATAACCATAG GCACAACAATATTGGAAGGCATTAAAGAAGCAGTTGGAGAACATTCAGAAGTCATATTTGAGCAAAACCCATCATCAGCAACCTTTGAAGGCCTAGAATTCTCCTATGCTATAGTTGTTGTTGGTGAGCCTGCTTACGCTGAAGGCAGGGGATATAATGTAGAGCTCAAAATTCCTTTTGATGGTGCCAATGTTATTAACATGGTTGCAGAAAGAGTTCCAACTTTGGTAGTTCTGATATCTGGAAGGCCTCTTGTTTTGGAACCAGAACTTCTGGAAAAGATGGATGCATTGGTTGCAGCTTGGTTGCCAGGGAGTCAAGGAGAGGGAATAGCAGATGTGGTGTTtggagactatgaattccaagGAAAGCTTCCTGTCACTTGGTTCAAGAGAGTAGACCAGCTGCCTATGAATTATGGGGATGAGCATTATGATCCTTTGTTTCCTTTAGGCTTTGGTTTAAAGATGAAGATACATTAG